A single region of the Nicotiana sylvestris chromosome 6, ASM39365v2, whole genome shotgun sequence genome encodes:
- the LOC138871507 gene encoding uncharacterized protein gives MVVEREAAEYDSIFVLMAKSDEDEDDDDDEVNFLDVQINLKYYSQNKLVSLANVFIDSYHNLINDKNILTGELGEVEHERDDLLVVVINLKETIEDLKNEKDVLIEKIEKVEHERDDLLVVVVDLKETIEELKRDNISIKDSIENCMNSLKGKEVVSEAHLKLENELKNVKLSLCAELERNRQLQEDLRRVKNEVDNL, from the coding sequence ATGGTCGTTGAAAGAGAAGCAGCAGAATATGACTCTATTTTTGTCCTAATGGCAAAATCTGATGaggatgaagatgatgatgacGATGAGGTAAACTTTCTAGACGTTCAAATAAATTTGAAGTATTACTCTCAAAATAAACTTGTATCTTTAGCTAATGTCTTTATTGATTCTTACCATAACCTTATCAatgataaaaatattttaactggGGAATTAGGAGAGGTAGAGCATGAGAGAGATGATTTACTGGTCGTAgttattaatttaaaagaaaccattgaggatttaaaaaatgaaaaggatGTTCTAattgagaaaattgaaaaggtAGAACATGAGAGAGATGACTTGTTGGTAGTAGTTGTGGATCTGAAGGAAACAATAGAGGAATTAAAAAGGGACAATATTTCTATAAAAGATTCAATAGAAAATTGCATGAACTCTTTAAAAGGAAAGGAAGTGGTAAGTGAGGCACACCTTAAGCTTGAAAATGAACTCAAAAACGTAAAATTGAGTCTTTGTGCTGAACTTGAAAGAAATAGACAACTTCAAGAAGATCTAAGAAGGGTTAAAAATGAAGTAGATAatctctaa
- the LOC104240667 gene encoding 1-aminocyclopropane-1-carboxylate oxidase 5-like, with product MTIPVIDFSKLDGEERAQTLAQISKGCEEWGFFQLVNHGIPVELLERVKKVCAECFKLEREEAFKNSTPVKLLNELAESKKNGNSKVENVDWEDVFLLTDDNEWPSNTPQFRETMKEYRSELKKLAESVMEVMDENLGLQKGSIKKAFNEGEGDNNAFFGTKVSHYPPCPHPEMVNGLRAHTDAGGVILLFQDDQVDGLQILKDGEWIDVSPLPNAIVINTGDQIEVLSNGKYKSVWHRVMSKPDGNRRSIASFYNPSLKATIAPAPELVEMKDKKEMEITNYPTFVFGDYMNVYNEQKFLPKEPRFQAVRAM from the exons ATGACTATTCCGGTGATTGATTTCTCAAAGCTTGATGGAGAGGAAAGAGCCCAAACTTTGGCTCAGATTTCCAAAGGCTGTGAAGAATGGGGATTTTTTCAG TTGGTGAATCATGGGATTCCAGTGGAGCTGCTTGAAAGGGTGAAGAAAGTGTGCGCAGAATGCTTTAAGCTGGAAAGAGAAGAGGCTTTCAAGAATTCAACACCAGTCAAGTTGCTTAATGAGCTAGCGGAGAGCAAGAAGAATGGCAATTCTAAGGTTGAAAATGTGGATTGGGAAGATGTCTTCCTTCTCACTGATGACAATGAATGGCCCTCCAACACTCCTCAATTCAG GGAAACGATGAAAGAGTATAGATCAGAACTGAAGAAACTAGCAGAGAGTGTGATGGAAGTAATGGATGAAAACTTAGGCCTACAAAAAGGATCAATCAAGAAAGCCTTCAATGAAGGAGAAGGTGACAATAATGCTTTTTTTGGAACAAAAGTGAGCCATTACCCACCTTGCCCACATCCAGAAATGGTGAATGGCCTAAGAGCTCACACTGATGCTGGAGGTGTGATTCTACTCTTCCAAGATGATCAAGTTGATGGCCTTCAAATCCTCAAAGACGGCGAATGGATCGACGTCTCGCCTCTCCCCAACGCCATTGTTATCAACACAG GTGATCAAATTGAAGTGCTTAGCAATGGGAAGTACAAAAGTGTTTGGCACAGAGTTATGTCTAAACCAGATGGGAATAGGAGATCTATTGCTTCCTTCTATAATCCTTCCTTGAAAGCCACCATTGCTCCTGCACCAGAGCTAGTGGAGATGAAGGATAAGAAAGAAATGGAAATAACTAATTATCCAACTTTTGTGTTTGGAGATTACATGAATGTTTATAATGAGCAGAAGTTCCTTCCTAAAGAACCAAGGTTTCAAGCTGTTAGAGCAATGTGA